One Leptospira bourretii DNA segment encodes these proteins:
- a CDS encoding LA_3150 family lipoprotein, with amino-acid sequence MNIKLNLMIRLLIILVVSNFVWNCQSKEQNREDISSLVINNLLNGVADRNKSLVVMEVADLGGSFTGTCFDTFQLNGGNTGPTAYFNTPQGGAGGLLNTNIKKYAVSTSSCSDLGFASGTNFGSTSQRPNQNDLFTFKMFTCDPNNNPCTKAAITASGF; translated from the coding sequence ATGAACATAAAATTAAATTTAATGATACGATTATTGATTATCTTAGTGGTTTCTAACTTTGTTTGGAATTGCCAATCGAAAGAACAAAACAGAGAAGATATCTCTTCCCTCGTGATCAATAACTTACTCAATGGTGTTGCAGATCGAAATAAATCACTGGTTGTGATGGAAGTGGCGGATCTTGGAGGATCGTTTACCGGAACTTGTTTTGATACATTTCAGTTGAACGGAGGAAATACTGGGCCAACGGCTTATTTCAACACCCCGCAAGGAGGTGCTGGTGGACTTCTGAATACGAACATTAAAAAGTATGCAGTTTCCACTTCTTCTTGTTCCGATTTGGGATTTGCTAGTGGAACCAATTTTGGATCTACTTCACAACGACCCAATCAAAATGATTTGTTTACATTCAAAATGTTTACTTGTGATCCAAATAACAATCCTTGTACGAAAGCAGCAATCACTGCATCCGGATTTTGA
- a CDS encoding porin, which translates to MKTISKAILAFLIFVGTVSAEPEAPQTEAKEHKKETKEPQAKVYQELYEDTESGQIFTKPGPNRVKVEYNRPLKNGNTTTLPDAFAHRPDDTTKEKLTIYGRIQFRGVSGSQDSLFNNGHRDFNTVDWNFRRLRLGAQYENDWWGTNIQLRLENMLNRPDVVQTTSTLNYLDANGRPATTSYVTNTRLKDNRGYIHEAFAYAKIPYGGLRFVFGQLPTQFSREYLQSSANFVTLERSMIANAIPQFDNGVMIQATPLKEIDHKWERYLQLSLMVSNGKGGGGDYGTGRRQDLTTANRYGAVNTSPIYYARAQVNVFGGLKRESDGKTVNWQEGEEIFQRELKWSVGAGYVQTQNLITPALYVPEYTPGTTSGIQLLTAQGSNPDRGSLDANGNPNFLVQNSVPTLARPKMGLVGHTYDSTFTYKGFYLSGAYTKFGGAASNDLFGYHGTIGYNIPILDRYYIMPVFKYEYIQGDFNRNGKVDPTDSLRVYWAGLNLFGDKHHFKAQLYYQVLGNQFDVNPSTGNAMPIDDRRVYLQFQANFWTGVVSPEAYSYRPN; encoded by the coding sequence ATGAAGACTATCTCAAAAGCCATTTTGGCCTTCCTTATCTTTGTGGGGACGGTTTCTGCAGAACCAGAAGCTCCCCAAACGGAAGCCAAAGAACATAAAAAAGAAACGAAAGAACCACAAGCGAAAGTTTACCAAGAACTCTACGAAGACACGGAATCGGGACAAATTTTTACAAAGCCAGGGCCCAACCGAGTAAAAGTAGAATACAACCGTCCTCTGAAGAATGGGAATACAACTACCCTTCCTGATGCCTTTGCGCACAGGCCTGATGATACGACCAAAGAAAAATTAACGATTTATGGTCGGATTCAATTTCGTGGAGTTTCAGGATCGCAGGACTCTCTTTTCAATAATGGACATCGTGATTTTAATACCGTGGATTGGAACTTCCGACGTTTACGGTTGGGTGCTCAATACGAAAACGATTGGTGGGGAACAAACATCCAACTTCGTTTGGAAAATATGCTGAACCGTCCTGATGTGGTCCAAACAACCAGCACTTTAAACTATTTGGATGCCAACGGTAGACCAGCTACTACTAGTTATGTGACAAATACCAGATTAAAAGACAACCGTGGTTATATTCACGAAGCTTTTGCTTACGCAAAAATTCCGTACGGTGGTTTGCGATTTGTGTTTGGACAATTGCCTACTCAATTCAGCCGGGAGTATTTACAATCGTCTGCTAACTTTGTTACTTTAGAACGAAGTATGATCGCGAATGCCATCCCTCAGTTTGATAATGGTGTGATGATCCAAGCAACTCCACTAAAAGAAATTGATCATAAATGGGAGAGATACTTACAACTTTCATTGATGGTGAGTAATGGAAAAGGTGGTGGTGGTGACTACGGAACAGGAAGAAGACAAGATTTAACGACCGCTAACCGATATGGTGCAGTGAACACCTCTCCTATTTACTACGCTCGAGCACAAGTAAACGTATTTGGTGGACTCAAACGAGAGTCTGATGGGAAAACTGTGAACTGGCAAGAAGGGGAAGAAATTTTCCAACGTGAATTGAAATGGTCTGTGGGTGCGGGTTATGTCCAAACTCAGAATTTAATCACTCCAGCACTTTATGTTCCAGAATACACTCCAGGGACAACCAGTGGTATTCAATTGTTAACTGCCCAAGGATCCAATCCCGATCGAGGAAGTTTGGATGCCAATGGAAATCCTAACTTTTTGGTTCAGAACTCTGTTCCAACCTTGGCTCGACCGAAAATGGGTCTTGTGGGTCATACATACGATAGTACCTTTACTTATAAAGGGTTCTACTTGTCTGGCGCCTATACAAAGTTTGGTGGAGCAGCTTCCAATGATTTATTTGGATACCATGGAACGATTGGTTATAATATTCCTATTTTGGATCGTTACTACATCATGCCTGTGTTTAAATATGAATATATCCAAGGTGATTTCAATCGAAATGGAAAAGTGGATCCTACCGATTCATTACGAGTGTATTGGGCTGGTTTGAACTTGTTCGGTGACAAACACCATTTTAAAGCTCAACTTTATTACCAAGTCCTTGGCAATCAGTTTGATGTAAATCCAAGCACTGGAAATGCAATGCCGATTGATGATAGAAGAGTTTACCTACAATTCCAGGCGAACTTTTGGACCGGAGTTGTTTCTCCTGAAGCTTACAGTTATAGACCAAACTAA
- a CDS encoding methyl-accepting chemotaxis protein yields MKFNSLKIVIITLSVSVIMVLTVGVSSFAYFIGKEYIVNAYIGEMKNVARLSGKHIQNFFDEQFLLAELTASNPEFAERCIKKDRKYLDLLLANISHKFGFYENVFLSTAEENPMVFSDATGKAIGFRWGNTGFDANIKAVLEGKPLLSKVNRSPVTQEPVAVLTMPVFQGKQVVAIFAFAISLNHLTDEVVKDVKIGKEGFIAITDKEGQVIGHPDKSLILKLDLQKLDWGKKLLSLKSDEHMEYFFGKEKIATVMDVGQYNIRLATIATKGEILTVVHDMLLKIGIFAFLILALSVFVLYRLITQRLKPIAGLRDLFKKMSAGDLSQSLAIIHDDEIGELSGDTNLFLQSLRKSVSEIQFISQELASSAGQLSSSSDSFSGGAQATAASTEQMSATVEEMSASMENITGSIDIQHHNISQFQIKIQELADSVKRVADEINLTLGRMKSISNQAKEGEESLTGMNDMISNILKSSDEMKAIIAIINEISDQTQLLALNAAIEAARAGDAGRGFAVVAEEISKLSIRTASSIKSISEMIGKNSKELDGGAKSIQSSTSLIQEIIRNINGVSEAMDSLYTVMGSQSEINQSVLENSIVVKGESDQIKVAADEQRGAVREITDVITQINEHTVNTAAGAEEMSSSARNLSNTADKLKGICDQFQL; encoded by the coding sequence ATGAAATTCAATAGCCTAAAGATCGTAATCATCACCCTGAGTGTTTCAGTCATTATGGTTTTAACTGTAGGGGTCTCGTCGTTTGCGTACTTCATTGGCAAAGAATACATTGTCAATGCCTATATCGGCGAAATGAAAAACGTCGCAAGGCTCTCCGGCAAACACATTCAGAATTTTTTTGACGAACAATTTCTTTTGGCGGAACTAACTGCTTCTAATCCTGAATTTGCAGAACGTTGTATTAAAAAAGATCGAAAGTACCTAGATCTTCTCCTAGCCAATATCAGTCATAAATTCGGTTTTTACGAAAATGTTTTTTTGTCCACGGCGGAAGAGAACCCAATGGTTTTTTCCGATGCCACGGGTAAGGCCATTGGATTTCGATGGGGCAACACAGGTTTTGATGCCAATATCAAAGCGGTTCTCGAGGGAAAACCTCTTTTGAGTAAAGTGAATCGCTCCCCTGTGACCCAAGAGCCAGTTGCCGTATTGACCATGCCTGTGTTCCAAGGAAAACAAGTGGTGGCAATCTTTGCCTTTGCGATTTCTCTCAACCATCTAACTGATGAAGTCGTAAAGGATGTAAAAATTGGAAAAGAAGGTTTTATTGCAATTACAGATAAAGAAGGACAAGTGATTGGACATCCGGATAAGTCGTTAATCTTAAAGTTGGATCTCCAAAAATTAGATTGGGGAAAAAAATTACTCTCTCTCAAATCCGATGAACATATGGAATATTTTTTCGGCAAAGAAAAAATTGCAACAGTGATGGATGTTGGCCAATACAATATAAGACTGGCTACCATTGCCACAAAAGGTGAAATCCTTACCGTTGTTCATGATATGTTATTGAAGATAGGAATCTTTGCCTTTCTTATTTTGGCTCTTTCTGTTTTTGTATTGTATCGATTGATCACCCAAAGACTGAAACCCATTGCCGGACTTAGAGATCTTTTCAAAAAAATGTCTGCAGGTGACCTAAGCCAGTCACTCGCCATCATCCACGATGATGAAATTGGAGAACTCAGTGGCGATACCAATCTCTTTTTACAGAGCCTTCGCAAAAGTGTTTCAGAGATTCAATTTATTTCGCAGGAACTTGCTTCCAGTGCAGGACAACTTTCCTCTAGTTCTGATAGTTTTTCCGGAGGGGCACAAGCAACAGCAGCCTCCACCGAACAGATGTCAGCTACAGTTGAAGAAATGTCTGCCAGTATGGAAAACATTACGGGTTCAATTGATATCCAACACCATAACATTTCTCAATTTCAAATTAAAATCCAAGAACTTGCAGATAGTGTCAAACGTGTTGCTGATGAAATCAATTTGACTTTGGGTCGAATGAAATCCATATCCAACCAGGCAAAAGAAGGCGAAGAGTCGCTCACTGGTATGAATGATATGATTAGCAATATTTTAAAATCATCTGACGAGATGAAAGCGATCATTGCCATTATCAACGAAATTTCAGACCAAACACAACTATTGGCACTCAATGCTGCCATTGAGGCGGCTCGGGCCGGAGATGCAGGAAGAGGATTTGCTGTGGTGGCGGAAGAGATTTCCAAACTTTCCATTCGGACCGCCTCTTCTATCAAATCGATTTCAGAAATGATTGGCAAAAACTCTAAGGAGTTGGATGGAGGGGCCAAAAGCATTCAGTCTTCCACTTCTCTCATCCAAGAGATCATCCGAAACATCAATGGAGTTTCCGAAGCTATGGATTCACTCTATACGGTTATGGGCTCCCAATCAGAAATCAACCAATCAGTTTTAGAAAACTCAATTGTTGTGAAAGGGGAATCGGACCAAATCAAAGTGGCTGCAGATGAACAAAGAGGGGCCGTCAGAGAAATTACCGATGTCATCACCCAAATCAATGAACATACCGTCAACACGGCTGCAGGGGCAGAAGAAATGTCTTCTTCAGCGAGAAATCTTTCCAATACGGCAGACAAATTGAAAGGGATTTGCGACCAGTTTCAATTGTAG
- a CDS encoding DUF3052 family protein, which translates to MSAGYSGKPLVEKLGIKENMVLHFINLPSRDFTKTWGSFPKQIQILDKPKSGMDMIHFFTTTSKEYNEKLPKLIKFLKPNGMIWISWPKKTSKIPSDMNENLIRDFALELGLVDIKVCAVDETWSGLKLVIRKENR; encoded by the coding sequence ATGTCAGCAGGGTATTCCGGAAAACCACTCGTTGAAAAGTTAGGGATCAAAGAAAATATGGTCCTCCATTTTATCAACCTTCCCTCCAGAGATTTTACCAAAACCTGGGGCAGCTTTCCCAAACAAATCCAGATCCTAGACAAACCAAAATCCGGAATGGATATGATTCATTTTTTCACCACAACATCCAAAGAGTACAACGAAAAGCTACCAAAACTAATCAAATTCCTAAAACCAAATGGGATGATTTGGATTTCTTGGCCGAAAAAAACATCCAAGATTCCTTCCGATATGAATGAAAATCTAATCCGAGATTTTGCCTTGGAGTTGGGACTTGTGGATATTAAAGTTTGTGCCGTGGATGAAACTTGGTCTGGATTAAAATTGGTCATCCGAAAAGAGAATCGATAA
- a CDS encoding methyl-accepting chemotaxis protein, producing MLSIADLWKQGKIIINRIRFGLVLLFLLAMIGAKDEFQPKMFLIHMIGTCTMGFYCAVAYFLERKSNPPTWFHKSLILLDTLVLGGTIIMDCTLSLKEAQAALANAVVYFIFFFNAIYSGFLGDRKFVLLNSFIGATTSAIALYCAVTIGGIKLSVDPELSRQMGYVGMAGEVMKPIFIMIAGYIVSLLVQLLTKISSLAEIKADEAELLLNQTKERNKISANAAVKLESSITNFSNFVSQTSVKLESQAASLEEITAVISELSSSFESNGSSIEEQNNKVQGMVADTEILKETVDQILVQSERLVEIAEINKKESMSVTEVADQTANHLESIQSSFDQVNEINNIVAEIGEKTNLLALNASIEAARAGDVGKGFAVVANEVSKLAEFTKNNVKRISVVVKSSKEIITNARNASKETGELAKSQIDRLNQTLVEIQDMNRLYIEQRNTLSAILTELGQIRELSKQISESTKEQLLGQKEASKGIVQLEMEVNEISRASKDLEEHIEMIKDESNKLASMSQS from the coding sequence GTGTTATCAATCGCAGATCTTTGGAAACAAGGGAAAATCATCATTAACAGAATCAGATTTGGTTTGGTTCTTTTATTCCTTCTCGCTATGATCGGGGCCAAGGACGAATTCCAACCAAAGATGTTTTTGATCCATATGATCGGAACATGCACCATGGGATTCTATTGTGCCGTTGCCTATTTTTTAGAAAGAAAATCAAACCCTCCTACTTGGTTCCATAAATCTTTGATATTACTTGATACATTAGTCCTTGGTGGAACCATCATTATGGACTGTACTCTTAGTTTAAAAGAAGCACAAGCGGCTCTTGCAAATGCTGTTGTGTATTTTATTTTCTTTTTTAACGCCATCTATTCTGGATTTTTAGGTGATCGAAAATTCGTTTTGCTAAATTCTTTTATTGGGGCCACCACTTCGGCTATTGCTTTGTACTGTGCTGTAACGATTGGGGGAATCAAACTTTCCGTTGACCCTGAACTTTCTCGCCAAATGGGTTATGTGGGTATGGCTGGTGAGGTGATGAAGCCGATTTTTATAATGATTGCCGGTTATATTGTAAGTTTATTGGTTCAGCTACTAACAAAAATTAGTTCCCTTGCTGAAATCAAAGCAGATGAAGCGGAACTTCTCTTAAACCAAACCAAAGAAAGAAATAAAATTTCAGCCAATGCAGCAGTCAAACTCGAAAGTTCTATCACCAACTTCAGTAACTTTGTTTCGCAAACTTCTGTGAAATTAGAATCGCAGGCCGCTTCCCTAGAAGAAATTACTGCTGTTATTTCCGAACTCTCCAGTTCATTCGAATCGAATGGATCTTCCATTGAAGAACAAAACAATAAAGTCCAAGGAATGGTAGCAGATACAGAAATTCTAAAAGAAACCGTGGACCAAATTCTTGTTCAAAGTGAACGACTTGTGGAAATTGCGGAGATCAACAAAAAAGAAAGTATGTCTGTAACAGAAGTAGCTGACCAAACGGCAAACCATTTGGAATCTATTCAATCTTCTTTTGACCAAGTAAACGAAATCAACAATATCGTTGCAGAAATTGGAGAAAAGACAAACTTACTAGCGTTAAATGCATCGATTGAAGCAGCAAGGGCTGGAGATGTTGGAAAAGGTTTTGCCGTTGTGGCAAATGAAGTGAGTAAACTGGCTGAGTTTACGAAAAACAACGTAAAACGAATTTCCGTCGTGGTTAAAAGTTCCAAAGAAATCATAACCAATGCTAGAAATGCATCCAAAGAAACAGGAGAGTTGGCAAAGTCACAAATTGATCGTTTGAACCAAACTTTGGTTGAAATCCAAGACATGAACCGCTTGTACATTGAACAAAGAAATACTCTCTCTGCCATTCTAACAGAACTGGGACAAATTCGCGAACTATCCAAACAAATTTCCGAATCCACCAAAGAACAGTTACTTGGTCAAAAAGAGGCTTCTAAAGGGATTGTCCAACTTGAAATGGAGGTCAACGAAATCAGCCGTGCCTCCAAAGACCTTGAAGAACATATCGAAATGATCAAAGATGAATCTAATAAATTGGCATCTATGAGCCAAAGTTAG
- a CDS encoding alpha/beta hydrolase, producing METNSTIVRTLNRSYPFSMEEKWAFARRRPEFLGYVAAGYFLSTQKQKPSRKEMDVLALAEQKEFQEKEHRIQYFHWKGEKETVLLVHGWNGHTGNFARIVPALIEEGYNVIGIDLPGHGFSSGRYSNIVLSAKMVRRLVQEIGNPDYIITHSFGGAVATVAQELGVNANKLVYIAPPLRLEILRKSFSTYYQLTEDESESMRIILERKVKQPLSSLDLGKAGPKFDNSLLVIHDEDDLEIPFAMGLAVSKAWKNSKLVQTKGLGHKMILRTESVKDEIIGFLKEV from the coding sequence ATGGAAACAAATAGCACGATCGTTCGTACTTTAAATAGGTCTTACCCATTCAGCATGGAAGAAAAATGGGCCTTTGCAAGAAGGAGGCCGGAATTCTTAGGTTATGTGGCTGCTGGGTATTTTTTATCCACACAAAAACAAAAACCTTCCAGAAAGGAAATGGATGTGTTAGCTCTAGCAGAACAAAAAGAGTTTCAAGAGAAAGAACATCGTATCCAATACTTTCACTGGAAGGGAGAGAAAGAAACCGTACTTCTTGTCCATGGTTGGAATGGGCATACTGGAAATTTTGCAAGAATTGTTCCTGCCCTCATAGAAGAAGGTTATAATGTCATTGGAATTGATTTACCTGGACACGGCTTTTCTTCTGGTCGATATTCTAATATTGTATTATCTGCAAAGATGGTACGTAGACTCGTACAAGAGATTGGAAATCCAGATTATATCATTACACATTCCTTTGGTGGAGCTGTCGCAACCGTAGCACAAGAATTAGGTGTAAATGCCAATAAATTGGTTTACATTGCTCCACCCTTACGGTTGGAAATTCTTAGGAAAAGTTTTAGTACATACTATCAGTTGACTGAAGATGAAAGTGAATCCATGCGAATTATTTTAGAACGAAAGGTAAAACAACCTCTCAGTAGTTTGGATTTAGGAAAAGCGGGTCCAAAATTTGATAATTCCCTTCTTGTGATTCATGATGAAGATGATTTGGAGATTCCTTTTGCAATGGGGCTTGCGGTTTCGAAGGCTTGGAAAAATTCTAAGTTAGTTCAGACAAAAGGCCTTGGTCACAAAATGATTTTGCGAACCGAAAGTGTAAAAGATGAAATCATTGGATTTTTAAAAGAAGTATGA
- a CDS encoding TetR/AcrR family transcriptional regulator: protein MGKGEDTKSMILDKAVQMASIQGLEGLTIGSLADELGMSKSGLFGKFASKENLQIEVLRVGSELFRRNVVYPALKTKPGLARLKTAFQMWLSWANTDSLPGGCLFLSSSSEFDDRPGVVRDHLKKTQLSWQKTLKQFVQDAKDTLELDANTNVDKMVQEIWGLILGFHFYNRLLEDKNSEKRTKQSFNELIKRHQYDI, encoded by the coding sequence ATGGGTAAGGGAGAGGACACAAAATCAATGATTTTGGACAAAGCGGTCCAAATGGCAAGCATCCAAGGATTGGAAGGACTTACCATAGGATCCCTAGCTGATGAATTGGGAATGTCCAAAAGTGGACTCTTTGGTAAATTTGCATCCAAAGAAAATCTCCAAATCGAAGTCCTTAGGGTTGGAAGCGAACTATTCCGAAGGAATGTTGTGTATCCTGCACTGAAAACCAAACCCGGATTGGCCAGACTAAAAACAGCATTTCAGATGTGGTTGTCTTGGGCAAATACGGATAGCCTACCCGGAGGATGTTTGTTTTTGTCATCTAGTTCGGAATTTGACGACAGGCCCGGTGTGGTAAGAGATCATTTGAAAAAAACACAACTCAGTTGGCAAAAAACATTAAAACAATTTGTACAAGATGCGAAAGACACTTTAGAGTTAGATGCAAATACAAATGTAGACAAAATGGTGCAAGAGATCTGGGGACTGATCTTAGGTTTTCATTTTTATAACCGACTTTTGGAAGACAAAAACTCTGAAAAAAGAACCAAACAAAGTTTTAACGAATTAATCAAACGACACCAATACGATATTTGA
- a CDS encoding AAA family ATPase, with protein sequence MVAKKESEFPSIIRFLKQNGRESEVETRLVLPLIKHLGYQREDFKDKVTLKKSGEADFVCFVNQSPYLAIEVKSNVVNLSDPSAKTYLEAKFQLFDYMNSGDLQKVQFGLLINGKNAQVFQRKNKVIFSLTEILSLEEGTDKTIALLKKLLKKPSLYEDKKRALIVAIYNNKGGVGKTVTTGNFAGVLSEKGKNVLLIDLDPQQRDLTDSFKLEVKKTETPTSVFDILLGKEIKGSINTIRIRKNLHIIRGDERFDSAAHATRAITQTMVRKFRKLLDAFGAKGNFDYILIDCPTNWSFFSKIGVSVSDSVLIPVNYQAAQAIHNAVQVLEKFIPEVWSERKGNGPEVLPILFNNAYTDPTSKKHFDNVRRDEIRKLTKDKWYTKLFDEAIEIKHHHEISTSLFLHIDEAGPAPYTLKNKQSKVFKEYEEVLNQIFGI encoded by the coding sequence ATGGTAGCAAAAAAAGAAAGTGAGTTCCCATCCATTATTCGTTTTTTAAAACAAAACGGGCGTGAATCAGAAGTAGAAACAAGACTAGTTCTCCCTTTAATCAAACATTTAGGTTATCAAAGAGAAGATTTTAAAGACAAAGTAACTTTAAAAAAATCAGGAGAAGCGGATTTTGTTTGTTTTGTGAATCAGAGTCCTTATTTAGCAATTGAAGTAAAATCCAATGTTGTCAATTTATCTGATCCTTCTGCCAAAACATACTTAGAAGCAAAGTTTCAGTTATTTGACTATATGAACTCTGGTGATTTACAAAAAGTGCAATTTGGTTTACTGATCAATGGTAAAAATGCCCAAGTCTTTCAACGTAAAAATAAAGTAATTTTCTCACTGACTGAAATTTTAAGCTTAGAAGAGGGAACTGACAAAACCATCGCTCTTCTCAAAAAACTTTTAAAAAAACCTTCCCTTTATGAAGATAAGAAGAGAGCTCTTATCGTTGCCATTTATAACAATAAGGGTGGGGTGGGTAAAACAGTTACAACTGGTAACTTTGCTGGTGTACTTTCTGAAAAAGGAAAAAATGTTTTACTGATTGATTTAGACCCACAACAGCGAGATCTAACAGATTCCTTTAAACTTGAAGTTAAAAAAACAGAAACACCGACAAGTGTCTTTGATATTTTGTTAGGGAAGGAAATTAAGGGAAGTATCAATACCATTCGAATCAGGAAAAATCTTCATATCATAAGGGGAGACGAACGTTTTGATAGTGCTGCTCATGCCACTAGAGCAATCACACAGACAATGGTAAGAAAATTTCGTAAACTACTCGATGCCTTTGGTGCAAAAGGAAATTTTGATTACATATTAATCGATTGTCCAACAAACTGGAGTTTCTTTAGTAAAATTGGAGTTTCTGTCTCCGATTCTGTATTAATTCCCGTAAATTACCAAGCAGCACAGGCCATTCATAATGCCGTCCAAGTATTGGAAAAATTCATTCCAGAAGTTTGGTCTGAAAGAAAAGGAAATGGACCAGAGGTTTTACCTATCCTTTTTAACAATGCCTACACAGATCCAACAAGTAAAAAACATTTTGATAATGTAAGAAGGGATGAAATTCGAAAGTTAACTAAAGACAAATGGTATACAAAACTATTTGATGAGGCTATAGAAATTAAACACCATCACGAAATTTCTACGTCTTTATTTTTGCATATTGATGAAGCCGGACCAGCACCTTATACATTAAAGAATAAACAGTCAAAAGTATTCAAAGAATATGAAGAAGTCTTAAATCAAATTTTCGGAATTTAA
- a CDS encoding Fic family protein: MLSEDLNRILRLKAELDAIRPIPEETMAKVMQKFRLDWNYHSNSMEGNSLTFGETKTFLLHGNTASGKPLKDHLEIKGHNEAILDLEDMVKGEVQLTEHKIRSFHQLILGEPYTTKALTKDGMETTKQIVPGKYKSQPNHVLTSTGETFYFTEPNLVPLEMEQLLKWFEENQTKNELPTLILAATFHYKFIRIHPFDDGNGRMSRILMNLILMMNGYPPVVIKTEDKENYFRALRQADGGELNPFIEYIGQQLIHSLELTLKGANGESIDEDDDIDKRLKLLLGQIEENKKNVVRVKRDPSHVFETVAQSIVPLIEEVISNLPKMNSFFLNISNEITIPLDPSARKTFKNLSQLKESYQTYARNLDDSFPKSITVSINLNGYKHSAEKADFNIQTYLYIQFNEYNYKVNLSNHQINEIILPYSQRISKEQIKTFSKNLLGQWVTMLEAISKS, translated from the coding sequence ATGTTAAGTGAAGATTTAAATAGAATCTTAAGACTGAAAGCAGAGTTAGATGCCATTCGTCCCATTCCTGAGGAAACAATGGCAAAGGTCATGCAAAAGTTTCGACTCGATTGGAACTACCATTCCAATTCGATGGAAGGGAACTCTCTCACTTTCGGTGAAACCAAAACCTTTTTACTACATGGAAACACCGCTTCAGGCAAACCATTAAAAGATCACCTTGAAATTAAAGGTCACAACGAGGCAATACTCGATTTAGAGGATATGGTAAAAGGGGAGGTTCAACTCACAGAACATAAAATTCGCAGCTTCCACCAATTGATTTTAGGAGAACCATACACTACAAAGGCACTTACTAAAGATGGAATGGAAACAACGAAACAGATAGTTCCAGGTAAATACAAATCGCAACCCAATCATGTTTTAACTTCTACAGGTGAAACATTTTATTTTACCGAACCTAACCTTGTTCCGCTGGAGATGGAACAACTCCTCAAGTGGTTTGAAGAAAATCAGACAAAAAACGAACTCCCTACCTTAATATTAGCTGCGACCTTTCATTACAAATTTATCCGGATTCATCCCTTCGATGATGGAAATGGAAGGATGTCACGAATCCTCATGAATTTAATTTTGATGATGAACGGTTATCCACCTGTGGTCATTAAAACAGAGGATAAAGAAAATTACTTTCGCGCACTAAGACAAGCTGACGGTGGTGAATTAAATCCATTTATTGAATACATAGGCCAACAATTAATTCACTCTTTAGAATTGACATTAAAGGGTGCCAATGGTGAATCCATTGACGAAGATGATGATATCGACAAACGGTTGAAACTGTTACTTGGGCAGATAGAGGAAAACAAAAAAAATGTAGTACGTGTCAAACGAGACCCGAGCCATGTTTTCGAAACAGTTGCTCAATCCATTGTCCCATTGATCGAGGAAGTAATTTCAAACTTACCTAAAATGAATTCCTTTTTTTTAAATATCTCTAACGAGATTACAATACCTTTAGATCCATCCGCAAGAAAAACATTTAAAAACTTAAGTCAACTAAAGGAATCATACCAAACTTATGCAAGAAACCTAGACGACTCATTTCCTAAGTCGATTACAGTTTCAATCAACTTAAATGGATACAAACATTCTGCCGAAAAAGCTGACTTTAATATCCAAACTTATTTATATATTCAATTTAATGAATACAACTACAAAGTGAATTTATCTAATCACCAAATCAATGAAATTATTTTACCATATAGTCAAAGGATCTCGAAAGAACAAATCAAGACCTTTTCAAAGAATTTACTAGGCCAATGGGTTACGATGCTTGAGGCAATCAGTAAGTCTTAA
- a CDS encoding DUF1579 domain-containing protein has translation MTTNKFEDSLKEGPHHQLQRLLGHWQGNTKTWFEKDVLVDESAAEITITSLFGGRFISLDYRSSLEGKPFEGKMIIGFDIPYKRYTSSWIDSFHMGTQIMLSSGESKENGFSLLGSYGNPEYGEALWGWRTEIQFISEQEFSLTAFNISPEGEETKATETFYRKVG, from the coding sequence ATGACGACAAATAAATTTGAAGATTCTCTGAAAGAAGGACCTCATCATCAACTACAACGGCTCCTTGGCCATTGGCAAGGAAACACAAAAACCTGGTTTGAAAAAGATGTTTTAGTAGATGAATCGGCTGCAGAAATCACCATCACTAGTTTGTTTGGTGGTCGTTTCATTTCTCTGGATTACCGCAGTAGCCTGGAGGGAAAACCCTTCGAAGGTAAGATGATCATTGGATTTGATATTCCTTACAAAAGATACACAAGCTCTTGGATTGATAGTTTTCATATGGGAACTCAAATCATGTTATCGAGCGGAGAATCAAAAGAAAACGGATTTTCTCTCTTAGGTTCTTATGGCAATCCTGAGTATGGAGAAGCTCTTTGGGGTTGGAGAACTGAGATTCAGTTTATCAGTGAACAAGAATTCTCCTTAACGGCTTTTAATATTTCGCCAGAAGGCGAAGAAACAAAAGCAACGGAAACATTTTATAGGAAAGTGGGATAA